The Apium graveolens cultivar Ventura chromosome 11, ASM990537v1, whole genome shotgun sequence genome has a window encoding:
- the LOC141697411 gene encoding protein MEI2-like 2, protein MSKFSKDSSAGSSIIPSVDVSRKAGNAWNIPHSTDAHYASTDASLFSSSLPILSHKKLNRIGHSGLSVDDEFPPLSKIRPGVEGKSSVIESNAVGSLLPGNEDELLAGVMDDFDLSDLPTQLEDLEDELFDSGGGMEMDFDFQESLLTGVSSLSMSDGVPNSISNHTLTNGCGTVAGEHPYGEHPSRTLFVRNINSNVEDSELKSLFEQYGDIRTLYTACKHRGFVMISYYDIRAARTAMRALQNKPLRRRKLDIHFSIPKDNPSEKDINQGTLVVFNLDASVSNDDLRNIFGAYGEVKEIRETPHKRHHKFIEYYDVRAAEEALKALNRIDIAGKRIKLEPSRPGGARRNLLQQLSQELDQDETWTFRNQIGSPLSSPPGNWTHFGSPVSVQGFNLSPGWEALSPVNSNQVKIHGLASILPARFSNPVKIAPIGKESKEHGRSLQGVAYQHSHSFPEKISSASPGPVSSFGDSSSKPSGIGTLSGPQFLWGSPTTNSGSSNTSAWPTSSTGLSFTSSGQGKGHLFPNCPGTSIGSQHYHHVGSAPTGIPFERHFSYLPESPDTSFLSPVAYGGGGVNRNNRSYVTNTVPLAGMGVGIAPLGNMFENGSPSSRMMSIPRTGPIYFGNGPYQGTGLVHDGLAERVRARQIEYAGNQLENKKQYQLELDKIISGEDRRTTLMIKNIPNKYTSKMLLLAIDENHSGTYDFLYLPIDFKNKCNVGYAFINMISPSHIISFYQAFDGKKWEKFNSEKVASLAFARIQGKVALVTHFQNSNLMNEDKRCRPILFQSEGQSFGDKEPFPYNNLNICIRQPDGSYSGDSLESPTSSPEDKNPYLS, encoded by the exons ATGTCTAAGTTCTCAAAAGATTCAAGCGCAG GCTCGTCAATAATACCCTCAGTAGATGTATCAAGGAAAGCAGGAAATGCATGGAATATCCCACACAGTACTGATGCGCATTATGCATCAACTGATGCTAGCTTGTTTTCTAGCTCCCTGCCCATCCTCTCACATAAGAAGT TAAATCGCATTGGACATTCTGGTCTATCTGTTGACGATGAATTTCCACCCTTGAGCAAGATTCGTCCTGGAGTGGAAGGTAAAAGTTCAGTTATTGAGTCAAATGCAGTTGGCAGCTTACTTCCTGGAAATGAAGATGAGCTTTTAGCTGGGGTAATGGACGATTTTGATCTCAGTGATTTGCCTACACAACTGGAGGATTTGGAAGATGAACTTTTTGACAGTGGAGGGGGTATGGAAATGGATTTTGACTTCCAAGAGAGCCTGCTGACAGGTGTTTCAAGTTTGAGCATGTCTGATGGTGTTCCAAATAGCATTAGTAACCACACTCTTACAAATGGTTGTGGGACAGTTGCTGGTGAACATCCTTATGGAGAACACCCTTCAAGGACACTATTCGTTCGTAATATTAATAGCAATGTCGAGGATTCCGAGCTGAAGTCCCTCTTCGAG CAATACGGAGATATCAGAACCCTATACACTGCATGCAAGCACAGGGGCTTTGTGATGATATCCTACTATGACATCCGAGCTGCTAGAACTGCTATGCGTGCACTTCAAAATAAGCCCTTGAGACGCAGGAAACTTGACATTCATTTTTCAATTCCGAAG GATAACCCATCTGAAAAGGATATTAACCAGGGCACTCTCGTAGTTTTCAACTTGGATGCATCTGTATCAAATGATGACCTGCGCAACATATTTGGGGCCTATGGGGAAGTAAAAGAG ATCAGGGAAACGCCCCACAAGAGGCACCATAAGTTCATAGAGTATTATGATGTTAGAGCTGCGGAGGAAGCCCTTAAAGCATTGAATAGGATTGATATAGCCGGAAAACGCATAAAGCTTGAACCCAGCCGGCCTGGCGGGGCCCGTCGGAA TTTACTGCAACAGTTAAGTCAAGAGCTGGATCAAGATGAAACCTGGACATTTCGAAATCAAATTGGTTCTCCATTGAGCTCTCCTCCAG GTAACTGGACACACTTTGGCAGTCCAGTTTCGGTTCAAGGATTTAATTTGTCACCAGGTTGGGAAGCGCTGAGCCCTGTAAATAGCAATCAGGTGAAAATTCATGGATTGGCGTCCATTCTTCCGGCTCGTTTCTCCAACCCTGTAAAAATTGCTCCAATTGGTAAAGAATCTAAAGAACATGGAAGGTCCCTGCAAGGGGTGGCTTATCAGCATTCGCATTCTTTTCCTGAGAAAATATCAAGTGCTAGTCCAGGACCCGTGTCCTCTTTTGGTGACTCCAGTTCAAAACCATCTGGCATTGGAACTCTTTCCGGTCCTCAGTTTCTCTGGGGAAGTCCCACTACTAACTCTGGGAGCAGCAATACTTCTGCCTGGCCAACTTCATCCACGGGGCTCTCGTTTACATCGAGTGGACAGGGGAAAGGCCATCTCTTTCCCAATTGTCCAGGCACTAGTATTGGTTCACAACATTATCATCACGTAGGATCTGCTCCAACTGGCATTCCATTTGAAAGACACTTTAGCTACTTACCTGAGTCGCCAGATACATCCTTTCTGAGCCCAGTGGCATATGGAGGTGGAGGTGTTAATCGCAATAACAGAAGCTATGTTACAAACACAGTTCCGCTTGCAGGTATGGGTGTTGGCATTGCTCCACTTGGAAACATGTTTGAAAATGGTTCTCCTAGCTCCAGGATGATGTCAATTCCAAGGACCGGTCCTATATATTTTGGGAATGGTCCATATCAAGGAACCGGACTTGTACATGATGGATTGGCTGAAAGGGTTAGGGCAAGGCAGATCGAGTATGCTGGGAACCAGTTAGAAAACAAGAAACAGTATCAGCTTGAATTGGATAAGATCATAAGTGGGGAAGACCGTAGGACTACCTTAATGATAAAAAACATCCCCaataa GTACACTTCAAAAATGTTGCTGTTAGCTATTGATGAGAATCACAGTGGTACTTACGATTTTCTATACTTGCCAATTGATTTTAAG AATAAATGTAATGTTGGTTATGCCTTTATCAACATGATTTCACCTTCACATATAATATCCTTCTATCAG GCCTTTGATGGAAAGAAATGGGAAAAGTTTAATAGTGAAAAAGTTGCTTCATTAGCATTTGCACGCATCCAGGGGAAGGTAGCCCTTGTTACTCATTTCCAGAATTCTAATCTAATGAATGAAGATAAGCGATGCAGGCCTATCCTTTTCCAATCCGAGGGCCAAAGTTTTGGTGACAAG GAACCATTTCCCTACAACAATTTGAACATATGCATTCGTCAACCAGATGGATCTTATTCGGGGGATTCCTTAGAAAGCCCTACAAGTAGTCCCGAGGACAAAAACCCTTATCTGAGCTGA